GGTTCCAGAGTGGAACCCTGCAAAGATTCCCCGGCATACAGCGCCTCGTTGGCCATGGCCATTTCAGCGCTGCGGCCGGCAACCATTTCGTAGGTTTTGCGCGGCAGGACCTGGCTCCAGCCGTTTTCAAAGGTGTTGTAGGCCAGGGTCAGCGCGGCGGTGAAATAATGCTGGCCGGCCACCGGAATCCGCACCTCCTGGCCCGCCTCATCCAGGGCGATGAAGTGATTGGGCAAGTGCTCCACCCCCAGGCGCTTGAGCACGATCCAGGCCAGGGCCGATGGCACGAAGACGTTGAGTTTTTCTGCGGCGATGGCCGAGTAGCCACGCTCCTGCAGCAGTTGGACGATGTCGTCTTCACTGGCCTCGGGGTGGCCGGCCATCAACTCCAGGGTATCGAGCACACCCTGATGGGCACTGGCATGATCCAGGCAGCAACTGCAGTCCGGCGAATGTGAATCGTCATGCATGATCGGTCGATGATCCCTATCGGTCTTGGTGAGGGGGCGCAGGATAAACCCTGCGCCTGCCTCGCCACCAGCAAACAGCGGTTACTTGATGACGATGGGGTTCACCGGCGCTCCGCTGCCGCCGACGATCTTCAGCGGCGCGGCGGTGTAGAGGAAGGTCCACTGGCCATCGACGGCGCAATCCTCGGCCAGTTCTTCAAGCAGCACGATCTCGGTGAAGGCGATCCCCAGGTTGCGCATCAGCGCGCAATGCAGGGGAATCTGCACCCCGGACACCGGGTCGGTGATCACCTCGTTGGCGATGGTGTCGGTGACCAGATTGGGGATCTCCATCTGGTTGAACCAGTCCACCAGTTCCCGGCTGTAGGTCAGCCCGGGTTCCACCAGGTCCTTGAAGAACTCGGTCTTGCCGTACTCGTAGAAGGCGCCCATGGAACCGGTGCGGATGATGAGGATGTCGCGCTTCTCGATGGCCACGCCCTGGGCCTGGGCAGCGGCCAGCAGGTCCAGGTGGTTGAAGGTCTCGCCGCGCCCCAGGTACTTCTTGCCGCGGTGCCGGGCCATGTCGATCAGCACCGCACGGCCCACCACGCCGCGCTCGGCAATCGGCAACACACTGGCCTTGGCCATGCCGCCGACAGTGCTGCTGGCGTCGTAGCCGTTCCACAGCTGGTTGTCGTACCAGGCATGGCCCAGGGCGTCGTACTGGGTCGAGCCCTGCAGCTGCATGAAGATCACGTCGTCGCAGTACTCGGCGCCACCGGTCATGGAGGGCTGCTTGCCGGCCTGATAGTGGCTGCGGTCCAGGGTATTGAAACGCATCGACGGGTTGCGTGCCGGCCACATCGGGTCGCCGCCGGGATGGCCGATCTGCACTTGCAGGGTGAAGGTCTTGCCCTGGCGCACGGCGGCCACGCCCCGCAGTACCTCGGCCTGTTGCAGGTAGTTGAGGGCACCGACTTCGTCGTCCGGGCCCCACTTGCCCCAGTTCTTGGGCAGGCCTTCAAGCAGTTGCCGGGTATTGGGGTGGTTCTTGTCGTTCTCGATCCCACACATGTCGAATGCACTCCATTGATTGGGTTGAAACGGGCGAAAATGCTGGCGTGGCCTTGCCTGGCGATCAACCGTCAAGCCCCGGCGTCCCCTGGAACCTTGCGGCCCTGCGGGCCGTTCGCAGCCTGCGGCAGCGGCTACACGAAGCGCGGATCACGCGCGCCGGGGCTCTGGCCTGGAGGGTTTTACAGATCATCAGACGCAACGTCCACCATCCACTTCCAGACAGGTGCCGGTGATGAAGGCCGCCTCGTCAGAGGCCAGGTACAGGCAGGCGTTGGCCACATCCTGGGGGGTGGAGAAGCGCCCCAGGGGAATGGTGGCCATGAACTTCTGGCGGTTTTCCGGGGTGTCCGGCACCCCCATGAACTCACTGAGCAGGGCTGTGGCGCCCACCACCGGGTTGACGCAGTTGACGCG
The DNA window shown above is from Pseudomonas protegens CHA0 and carries:
- a CDS encoding cyclase family protein, with amino-acid sequence MCGIENDKNHPNTRQLLEGLPKNWGKWGPDDEVGALNYLQQAEVLRGVAAVRQGKTFTLQVQIGHPGGDPMWPARNPSMRFNTLDRSHYQAGKQPSMTGGAEYCDDVIFMQLQGSTQYDALGHAWYDNQLWNGYDASSTVGGMAKASVLPIAERGVVGRAVLIDMARHRGKKYLGRGETFNHLDLLAAAQAQGVAIEKRDILIIRTGSMGAFYEYGKTEFFKDLVEPGLTYSRELVDWFNQMEIPNLVTDTIANEVITDPVSGVQIPLHCALMRNLGIAFTEIVLLEELAEDCAVDGQWTFLYTAAPLKIVGGSGAPVNPIVIK